One window of the Candidatus Hydrogenedentota bacterium genome contains the following:
- a CDS encoding methionine adenosyltransferase, translated as MSKLLTRHDFTSESVSEGHPDKICDQISDAILDACLQVDPKSHVGCETLVAPDLVVTAGEIACDKWDQLDPESIAREVVRRIGYVHEDIGFSYKTFKYLNYIQGQSPDIAQGIRDDEKHNQDQGAGDQGMMFGYASDETPQLMPATIQYSHELLLELAHVRKTGALTYLRPDSKSQVTIRYEEGIPKYITNVVISHQTEDVPLEQIREDMIAVAKRVLEPTGLLTEKTVFYVNPTGRFVVGGPNGDSGLTGRKIIVDSYGGVGCHGGGAFSGKDPSKVDRSAAYYSRYVAKNIVAAGLARRCEIQVAYAIGVARPMSINVSTFGTGTVDDARIQAVLENSDLFDFRPFAIIERLGLTQPQGWSYQDTAAYGHFGREQFPWEKTDAVEALRRAVATQA; from the coding sequence ATGAGTAAGCTGCTTACACGTCACGATTTCACCTCAGAATCTGTATCAGAAGGACATCCCGACAAGATTTGTGATCAAATTTCGGACGCGATTTTGGATGCCTGCCTTCAAGTGGATCCGAAAAGCCACGTGGGCTGTGAGACACTGGTTGCCCCTGATTTGGTCGTCACTGCAGGTGAAATTGCCTGTGATAAATGGGATCAACTTGATCCGGAAAGCATCGCTCGGGAAGTGGTGCGCCGTATTGGCTACGTCCATGAAGATATCGGCTTTTCCTATAAAACCTTTAAATATTTGAATTACATCCAGGGCCAGTCTCCGGATATTGCGCAAGGTATCCGAGACGATGAAAAACACAATCAAGATCAAGGCGCCGGCGATCAGGGCATGATGTTTGGCTATGCCTCCGACGAAACGCCTCAACTGATGCCCGCCACCATACAATATAGCCATGAGCTGCTCCTGGAACTTGCACACGTTCGCAAAACAGGGGCATTGACTTATCTGCGTCCCGACTCCAAATCGCAAGTTACCATTCGTTATGAAGAAGGAATTCCGAAATACATCACGAATGTAGTTATTTCACATCAGACCGAAGATGTGCCGCTTGAACAAATCCGGGAAGATATGATCGCAGTCGCTAAAAGGGTGCTCGAGCCGACCGGATTACTTACCGAAAAAACCGTTTTTTACGTTAACCCCACCGGCCGTTTTGTAGTAGGCGGTCCTAATGGTGACTCCGGTCTAACAGGGCGCAAAATCATTGTGGACAGTTACGGCGGTGTAGGCTGCCATGGCGGCGGCGCTTTCTCCGGCAAAGATCCTTCGAAAGTTGACCGCAGTGCTGCCTATTACAGCCGCTACGTGGCGAAGAATATCGTGGCTGCCGGATTGGCACGGCGCTGCGAAATTCAAGTCGCTTATGCTATCGGTGTTGCCCGGCCCATGAGCATCAATGTATCCACTTTTGGCACCGGCACTGTGGACGACGCACGCATTCAGGCGGTTCTGGAAAATTCCGATCTTTTCGATTTCCGACCCTTTGCCATCATTGAACGGCTTGGGCTGACACAGCCCCAAGGGTGGAGTTACCAAGATACGGCCGCCTATGGTCATTTTGGCAGGGAACAGTTCCCTTGGGAAAAAACGGATGCCGTGGAAGCGCTCCGGCGGGCAGTCGCCACACAAGCCTAA
- a CDS encoding adenosine kinase has protein sequence MMDLLASIPESFLEQVSGARGGMEWIEPDQMDALIARLPQAPTCAPGGSAANTVCALARLGMPVALLGKMGRDDEAIAYKNAFALIGGHERCFKYMDTQPTGRCLSLITPDGERTMRTDLGAAKYIDVDDVSTADFQNCRHVHLEGYALHNPEFVLHVLKTAKACGADTSVDLASFEVVESVRDLLPDLLRSHVDMVFANQDEARAFAQDDDPEKGLEQLAACCPVAAVKLGAEGAWLQSGTERVRVQGVAVDTVVDTTGAGDCWAAGLLFGLMTGKTLEESGQAASMIGAATVSCLGASPDEAKWQEIRSQLNINPTL, from the coding sequence ATGATGGATCTCTTGGCGTCTATTCCCGAGTCTTTCTTAGAACAAGTTTCCGGAGCCCGCGGCGGTATGGAGTGGATCGAACCGGATCAGATGGACGCCTTGATTGCGCGCCTTCCCCAAGCGCCGACCTGTGCTCCCGGCGGCAGCGCAGCCAATACGGTTTGCGCTTTGGCACGCTTGGGCATGCCTGTGGCGCTGCTGGGAAAAATGGGCCGTGACGATGAAGCCATTGCTTATAAAAACGCTTTTGCCCTCATTGGCGGCCATGAGCGCTGCTTCAAATATATGGACACACAACCTACCGGCCGCTGTCTGAGCCTGATCACGCCCGATGGGGAACGAACCATGCGCACTGATCTCGGCGCAGCAAAATACATTGATGTTGATGACGTCAGCACTGCAGATTTTCAAAACTGCCGCCATGTTCATCTTGAAGGCTATGCCCTGCATAACCCTGAATTTGTCCTTCATGTATTGAAAACTGCCAAAGCCTGCGGTGCCGATACAAGCGTGGATCTTGCCTCTTTTGAAGTGGTGGAAAGTGTCCGAGACTTGCTTCCCGATCTGTTGCGCAGCCATGTGGATATGGTCTTCGCCAACCAAGATGAAGCGCGTGCCTTTGCACAAGATGATGACCCTGAAAAAGGGCTGGAGCAGTTAGCAGCGTGTTGCCCCGTGGCTGCAGTAAAGCTGGGCGCAGAAGGCGCGTGGCTGCAATCGGGAACAGAACGGGTTCGTGTGCAGGGCGTGGCGGTGGATACCGTGGTGGACACGACCGGTGCCGGCGATTGCTGGGCGGCAGGCTTACTTTTCGGCCTTATGACCGGAAAAACACTGGAAGAAAGCGGTCAGGCGGCATCAATGATTGGCGCGGCAACCGTCTCTTGTCTCGGCGCTTCTCCCGACGAAGCGAAGTGGCAGGAAATCCGAAGCCAACTAAACATAAACCCGACGTTATAA